The following coding sequences lie in one Spirosoma sp. KUDC1026 genomic window:
- a CDS encoding M1 family aminopeptidase, with the protein MFCSRQPSFNGKLPVETGVSQTLAQHRKQVISQLAYALSFDIPNQKVQPIPATETISFVWRTNANPLQIDFKEERSHLQNVAVNGKDIPIVFENEHLLIDNSLLKAGQNTVSIRFTAGNLSLNRNDDYLYTLLVPDRARTVFPCFDQPDLKASFQVSLTVPSTWQTMTNAPVRDSSMAGDRKTVHFLPSDTISTYLFSFVAGKFESITKTLGKRPMTLLHRETDETKMRLSTDTIFSLHADALRFLEDYTQIPYPFQKLDFVAIPDFQYGGMEHAGAIDYKLSSLFLDAGATRDQKLSRATLIAHETAHMWFGDLVTMRWFNDVWLKEVFANFMADKITETAFADANYDLQFVVDHFPAAYGVDRTQGANPIGQPLANLQEAGTLYGGIIYHKAPIMMRQLEKLMGKDALRDGLRDYLKTYAVGNATWTDLITILDKRTPTDLVAWNKVWVEQTGRPRFTYRLDKQGNTIGKLTLAQQGEDGSKRVWPQGFSIALVYPDRVEEIPVAMNEGQVTISAATGKPLPSFIVFNSSGEGYGLFPVDPALVSSLPSLRNPVMRASTYINLYETMLTGRLDKPAVISPAQLAATYQQLLATETEELNLRLLTSQLSDLVWNYTKPENRPALATSVEQAAWQTMQQTTGKSASGRKKLLFRLYQSVALSPDAQQRLYSIWKDRKAPEGVTLTEDDYTSLALALAVRDYPAPGILAEQLARIKNPDRQKRLQFMMPALSGSVAERDAFFSSLATEANRDREAWVTAALGYLHHPLRAETSAKYLPKSLELLEEIQRTGDIFFPESWLRSTLSSYQNPGVAQQVRQFLAGRPTYNPRLKAKLLQAADNTFRASALLYEP; encoded by the coding sequence ATGTTCTGTTCCCGCCAGCCGTCATTCAACGGCAAGCTGCCTGTCGAAACCGGTGTTTCTCAGACGCTGGCCCAGCACCGCAAACAGGTGATCAGTCAACTGGCCTATGCTCTGTCATTCGACATCCCGAATCAGAAAGTGCAGCCCATTCCGGCAACGGAAACAATTTCGTTTGTCTGGCGGACAAATGCAAATCCGCTCCAGATCGACTTTAAAGAAGAACGATCTCATTTGCAGAACGTTGCAGTTAACGGAAAAGATATTCCGATCGTATTCGAAAACGAGCATCTGCTGATCGACAATTCGCTCCTGAAAGCGGGTCAGAATACGGTTTCGATTCGGTTCACCGCCGGTAATTTATCCCTCAACCGCAACGACGATTACCTCTATACCCTGCTCGTTCCCGACCGCGCCCGGACGGTCTTCCCCTGCTTCGATCAGCCCGATCTGAAGGCGTCGTTTCAGGTATCGCTGACGGTGCCCAGCACCTGGCAGACAATGACCAACGCTCCCGTGCGGGACTCCTCGATGGCCGGTGATCGGAAAACAGTTCACTTCCTGCCGTCGGATACGATCAGTACGTACCTGTTTTCGTTCGTAGCCGGCAAGTTCGAGTCCATCACCAAAACGCTGGGCAAGCGCCCTATGACACTGCTGCACCGGGAAACGGACGAAACCAAAATGCGGTTGAGCACCGACACGATCTTTTCGCTCCATGCCGACGCGCTTCGTTTTCTGGAAGACTACACCCAGATTCCGTACCCCTTTCAGAAACTTGATTTCGTCGCCATTCCCGATTTTCAGTACGGCGGCATGGAACATGCCGGAGCGATCGATTACAAACTGTCGAGCCTATTCCTCGACGCCGGTGCCACCCGCGATCAGAAACTATCCCGCGCTACGTTGATCGCCCACGAAACAGCCCATATGTGGTTCGGCGATCTGGTGACGATGCGCTGGTTCAATGACGTCTGGCTGAAAGAGGTGTTTGCCAACTTCATGGCGGATAAAATAACCGAAACGGCGTTCGCGGATGCTAACTACGATCTCCAGTTCGTGGTTGACCATTTCCCGGCGGCCTATGGTGTCGATCGCACTCAGGGCGCTAATCCAATTGGTCAGCCGCTGGCCAATTTACAGGAGGCCGGTACGCTGTACGGGGGAATTATTTACCATAAAGCGCCGATAATGATGCGCCAGCTCGAAAAGCTCATGGGCAAAGATGCCCTACGCGACGGCCTGCGGGACTATCTGAAAACATACGCCGTTGGTAACGCAACCTGGACGGATCTGATCACGATTCTGGACAAGCGCACCCCAACGGATCTGGTGGCCTGGAACAAGGTATGGGTGGAGCAGACCGGTCGGCCACGCTTTACGTATCGACTCGACAAACAGGGCAACACAATCGGGAAACTGACTCTGGCGCAGCAGGGCGAAGACGGCTCAAAACGCGTATGGCCGCAGGGATTTTCCATTGCGCTGGTCTATCCCGACCGTGTTGAGGAAATCCCCGTAGCCATGAACGAAGGGCAGGTGACCATCTCAGCCGCTACGGGTAAACCGCTTCCGTCGTTTATCGTGTTCAACTCGTCCGGGGAGGGTTACGGCCTGTTTCCGGTCGATCCGGCTCTGGTTTCATCACTGCCGTCGCTTCGGAATCCGGTCATGCGGGCATCGACTTACATCAACCTCTACGAAACCATGCTGACGGGTCGGTTGGATAAACCGGCCGTTATTAGTCCGGCGCAGCTAGCCGCTACGTATCAGCAACTGCTTGCTACCGAAACTGAGGAACTGAACCTGCGCCTGCTCACCAGTCAGCTAAGCGATCTTGTCTGGAACTACACCAAACCCGAAAACCGACCGGCACTGGCTACCTCCGTCGAACAGGCAGCCTGGCAGACTATGCAGCAAACCACCGGAAAATCGGCCAGCGGGCGGAAGAAGCTCCTGTTCCGGCTGTATCAGAGCGTAGCGCTCAGCCCCGACGCCCAACAGCGACTCTACAGCATCTGGAAAGATCGGAAAGCGCCGGAGGGTGTTACGTTGACTGAAGACGATTACACGTCATTGGCGCTGGCCCTGGCCGTCCGAGACTATCCGGCGCCGGGCATTCTGGCCGAACAATTGGCCCGTATCAAAAACCCGGACCGGCAAAAACGACTTCAGTTTATGATGCCTGCCCTATCCGGCAGCGTAGCAGAGCGGGATGCTTTCTTTTCATCGCTGGCTACGGAAGCCAATCGCGACCGCGAAGCCTGGGTAACGGCAGCACTGGGGTATCTGCATCACCCGCTACGGGCAGAAACTTCGGCTAAATACCTGCCCAAAAGCCTGGAGTTACTGGAAGAAATTCAGCGTACGGGGGACATTTTCTTTCCCGAATCGTGGCTGCGGTCAACGCTTTCCTCCTACCAGAACCCAGGCGTCGCACAGCAGGTTCGCCAGTTTCTGGCTGGTCGGCCTACGTATAATCCACGGCTGAAAGCCAAGCTGCTTCAGGCGGCCGATAATACGTTTCGGGCAAGTGCCCTGCTTTATGAGCCCTGA
- a CDS encoding 2,3-bisphosphoglycerate-dependent phosphoglycerate mutase produces MALFVIVRHGQSEWNLENRFTGSTDTPLTDQGRQEAHKAGQLLHEDRFNIGFTSVLKRAIETMSIILEETTQTDLPIERNAALNERYYGDLQGMNKHDAEIQFGQEQVFCWRRGYSERPPNGESLADTCHRVMPFFNAHILPHLQKGENVLIVAHGNSLRALMMQLENISPKDIEQVELATGVPRQYTFDGAKNTFTWVKNKDE; encoded by the coding sequence ATGGCTCTTTTTGTCATTGTCCGCCACGGACAATCAGAATGGAATCTGGAGAATCGCTTCACGGGCAGTACGGATACGCCCCTTACGGATCAGGGACGTCAGGAAGCCCACAAGGCCGGTCAGTTGCTCCATGAGGATCGATTCAATATCGGTTTCACATCGGTTCTGAAGCGAGCCATTGAAACCATGTCTATTATTCTGGAGGAAACCACGCAGACCGACTTACCCATTGAGCGCAATGCCGCGCTGAACGAACGCTACTACGGTGATTTGCAGGGGATGAACAAACACGACGCGGAAATTCAGTTTGGACAGGAACAGGTTTTCTGCTGGCGACGCGGCTACAGCGAACGTCCCCCCAACGGCGAAAGTCTGGCTGATACGTGTCACCGGGTAATGCCTTTTTTCAACGCGCACATTCTGCCTCATCTACAGAAGGGAGAAAACGTGCTGATTGTAGCACACGGTAATAGTTTGCGGGCGCTGATGATGCAACTGGAAAACATAAGCCCCAAAGACATCGAACAGGTTGAACTAGCAACGGGCGTGCCCCGTCAGTATACCTTCGACGGAGCAAAGAATACGTTCACCTGGGTAAAGAACAAAGATGAATAA
- a CDS encoding asparagine synthetase B, translating into MKQHLTFLLLIGTILGFAAPARSNSILIPMDDAQANHLKAYGIAYKILKDDQEVEWLLNYRGGSFLMKYTAALETECRVRGVSFESISDASANGIKQQLANPDLNTDVVMLQKAAKIIVYSPLKVSPSEFENTDAVLLVLNYAEIPYEIVYDEEVLKGELPKYDWLHLHHEDFTGQFGRNLHRQTLADIKAQENIAHKFGYAKVSQMKLAVAKGIKDFCAGGGYLFAMCSGAETLDIALAADGVDIVGDSYDGDGIDPSAQSKLDFGKTLAFQNFTLEGDNGYRGFSTFSDINSGGRGYDQAGGFFELFNFSAKWDAIPAMLTQNHTAIVKEFFGQTTAFRKTAVKPNALVMGEGKTSDRYLYGELGKGQWTFYGGHDPEGSRGGGFRNPTDLNLHPHSPGYRLILNNVLFPSAKKKKRKT; encoded by the coding sequence ATGAAACAGCACCTTACTTTTCTATTACTGATCGGGACAATTCTCGGTTTTGCCGCACCCGCCCGAAGCAATTCGATCCTGATTCCGATGGACGACGCGCAGGCGAATCACCTCAAAGCGTATGGCATTGCTTACAAAATTCTGAAAGACGATCAGGAGGTCGAATGGCTGCTCAACTACCGGGGCGGCAGCTTTCTGATGAAATACACAGCCGCCCTGGAAACAGAGTGCCGGGTGCGCGGTGTTTCCTTTGAATCCATATCCGACGCTAGCGCCAACGGCATCAAGCAGCAACTGGCTAATCCCGACCTCAATACGGACGTAGTGATGCTGCAGAAAGCGGCCAAGATCATTGTTTACTCCCCCCTGAAAGTCAGCCCGTCGGAGTTTGAGAACACGGACGCCGTCCTGCTGGTGCTCAACTACGCTGAGATTCCATATGAGATTGTCTACGATGAAGAAGTTTTGAAAGGCGAGTTGCCCAAGTACGACTGGCTGCATCTGCACCACGAAGATTTTACGGGACAGTTTGGCCGTAACCTCCACCGGCAGACGCTGGCCGATATTAAAGCGCAGGAAAATATCGCCCATAAGTTTGGTTACGCCAAGGTATCGCAGATGAAACTGGCCGTGGCTAAAGGCATCAAAGACTTCTGCGCGGGGGGCGGCTATCTGTTCGCGATGTGTTCGGGTGCCGAAACGCTCGACATTGCCCTGGCGGCTGATGGCGTCGACATCGTGGGCGACAGCTACGATGGCGACGGTATTGACCCTTCAGCCCAGAGCAAACTTGATTTTGGGAAGACGCTGGCCTTCCAGAATTTTACGCTCGAAGGCGACAATGGCTATCGGGGCTTCTCAACGTTTTCTGATATCAACTCGGGAGGTCGTGGGTACGACCAGGCGGGGGGCTTTTTCGAGTTGTTCAACTTCTCCGCCAAATGGGACGCCATTCCGGCCATGCTGACGCAGAACCACACGGCCATTGTAAAAGAGTTTTTTGGGCAGACAACCGCCTTTCGCAAAACCGCCGTTAAACCAAACGCGCTGGTGATGGGTGAGGGGAAAACCTCCGACCGCTATCTCTACGGCGAGCTGGGCAAAGGGCAGTGGACCTTCTACGGCGGGCACGACCCCGAAGGCAGCCGCGGGGGCGGTTTCCGCAATCCGACGGATTTGAATCTACACCCGCACTCCCCCGGCTACCGGCTTATTCTCAATAATGTCCTGTTCCCATCGGCCAAGAAAAAGAAGCGGAAAACGTAG
- a CDS encoding glycosyltransferase family 2 protein — MLEFSIVTIVKGRRKQLANLLYSVKASTIRPYDIQVVCMDDSDGITIPEGLPVSIHASKGTHELPLAAARNLGITAAQTDNVICIDVDCIVSPTLFATMLMGLDAETIIAAYPLYLPIVPDTGNYGNLQHQAVSHPARERIPVGQPVDHLQFWSLLFAIQKQTFERIGGFDESFTGYGAEDTDFAMMFHRAGVKLIFVHDYVLHQYHDKYDPPVNHFDSIIENATRYQQKWNVLPMQRWLNAFAGMGLIKIDQAGTITVHQKPTDSQLNNSVSPHPY, encoded by the coding sequence ATGCTTGAATTCAGTATTGTCACCATTGTAAAGGGAAGACGAAAGCAATTAGCCAATCTGCTTTACTCCGTCAAGGCATCGACGATTCGTCCCTACGATATACAAGTCGTTTGCATGGACGACTCGGACGGAATTACCATTCCCGAAGGGTTGCCTGTGAGCATCCATGCAAGTAAAGGAACGCATGAGCTGCCATTAGCTGCAGCCCGGAATCTTGGCATTACCGCTGCACAAACGGACAACGTCATATGTATAGACGTAGACTGCATCGTTTCGCCAACCCTGTTTGCCACTATGCTGATGGGGTTGGACGCTGAAACGATCATTGCAGCGTATCCATTGTATCTGCCGATCGTGCCGGACACAGGAAATTATGGGAATCTACAGCATCAAGCCGTATCACATCCTGCCCGAGAGCGTATACCGGTTGGTCAGCCGGTTGATCATCTGCAATTCTGGTCGTTGCTATTCGCGATTCAAAAGCAGACGTTTGAACGTATTGGTGGCTTTGACGAATCGTTTACAGGCTATGGGGCAGAAGACACCGATTTTGCCATGATGTTTCATCGGGCGGGTGTTAAGCTGATCTTTGTGCACGACTACGTATTACATCAGTATCACGATAAGTACGATCCGCCGGTAAACCATTTCGATTCGATCATTGAGAACGCTACGCGATACCAGCAGAAATGGAATGTGTTGCCCATGCAGCGCTGGCTGAACGCATTTGCAGGAATGGGCCTGATAAAAATCGATCAGGCAGGCACCATCACCGTCCATCAAAAACCGACGGATAGCCAGCTAAACAACAGTGTTTCACCTCATCCGTATTGA
- a CDS encoding NADP-dependent oxidoreductase: MKAIVLSDWGGPENFSIQDVPTPAIKPNEVLVQVKAFGVNPADFKTRTGTTPYSKNYQSPIVLGWDMAGDVVKVGADVTNFRVGDPVFGMVNFPQPGNAYAEYVAAPAADLAIKPTALPYEEAAGAPLAILTAWQALTEHGDLKPGEKILIQAASGGVGHLAVQLAKALGAYVIGTASGKNEEFVKLLGADEFIDYKSTNVTDAVSNVDMVFDTAGADTIFESAKVLKSGGRLISIAYGAMDKVLAERPDIRAERIQVHTSGEDLETISQLITEGRVIVKISEVLPADKIADAHQQLESRRTTGKIVLTF, from the coding sequence ATGAAAGCAATTGTCTTGAGTGATTGGGGCGGCCCCGAGAATTTCTCTATCCAGGACGTACCCACACCAGCCATCAAACCAAATGAAGTACTGGTTCAGGTGAAAGCCTTCGGTGTTAACCCCGCCGATTTTAAAACCCGAACGGGTACTACACCCTATTCGAAAAATTATCAGTCTCCGATTGTTCTGGGCTGGGACATGGCGGGCGACGTAGTGAAAGTGGGTGCCGACGTAACGAATTTCCGGGTAGGCGATCCGGTATTTGGTATGGTCAACTTCCCGCAGCCGGGTAACGCCTACGCCGAATACGTAGCAGCTCCCGCGGCCGACCTGGCGATCAAACCCACGGCGCTTCCCTACGAGGAAGCGGCTGGTGCTCCCCTGGCGATCCTGACCGCCTGGCAGGCGCTAACGGAACATGGTGATCTCAAACCTGGCGAGAAAATCCTGATTCAGGCGGCTTCCGGCGGAGTGGGTCACCTGGCGGTTCAGCTGGCCAAAGCCTTGGGTGCGTATGTTATTGGTACCGCTTCGGGCAAAAACGAAGAGTTTGTCAAACTGCTGGGTGCCGATGAATTCATCGATTACAAATCGACCAACGTAACAGACGCGGTATCGAACGTAGACATGGTCTTCGATACGGCTGGCGCTGATACCATTTTTGAGTCGGCAAAGGTACTCAAGTCGGGCGGACGCCTGATTTCGATTGCGTACGGCGCAATGGATAAAGTGCTGGCTGAACGTCCCGATATTCGCGCCGAACGAATTCAGGTCCACACCAGTGGTGAAGACCTGGAAACCATCAGTCAGCTCATCACCGAAGGGCGCGTTATCGTAAAGATCAGCGAGGTACTCCCCGCCGACAAAATCGCCGACGCCCACCAGCAACTCGAAAGCCGCCGGACAACGGGTAAAATCGTGCTGACGTTTTAA
- a CDS encoding Crp/Fnr family transcriptional regulator, translating into MFDLLFQQISTTTNLTATEKERCQTYFTQHTVRKRQFLLQPGDTCQQLAFVVTGLLRAYTIDDKGTEHIIQFAPEGNWISDPNSFFLHEPSRYAIEALEEAQLLLITNEAMEEMLARVPALERYFRKLLQKNVIALHQRLISSLSQSTEEKYQALRRQFPDLMQRVPQHMIAAYLGITPETLSRVRRQLLRD; encoded by the coding sequence ATGTTCGATTTACTTTTCCAGCAAATTAGTACCACAACCAATCTGACAGCAACCGAGAAGGAACGATGTCAAACGTATTTCACGCAGCATACCGTCCGGAAACGTCAGTTTTTGCTTCAACCCGGCGATACCTGTCAGCAACTGGCGTTTGTTGTTACGGGGTTACTGCGAGCCTATACCATTGACGACAAGGGAACCGAACACATTATCCAGTTTGCTCCCGAAGGCAACTGGATCTCCGACCCGAACAGTTTTTTTCTGCACGAACCCTCGCGTTACGCCATCGAAGCGCTTGAAGAGGCACAGCTGCTGCTGATAACAAACGAGGCCATGGAAGAAATGCTGGCGCGTGTACCGGCCCTGGAGCGCTACTTTCGAAAGCTGCTCCAGAAGAATGTCATTGCGCTGCACCAGCGGCTGATCAGTTCGCTGAGCCAGTCAACAGAAGAAAAATACCAGGCGTTACGTCGGCAGTTTCCGGACCTGATGCAACGGGTTCCCCAGCACATGATTGCGGCTTATCTGGGTATTACGCCCGAAACATTGAGCCGGGTCCGGCGGCAGTTACTACGTGACTAA
- the ygiD gene encoding 4,5-DOPA dioxygenase extradiol, whose translation MNRKTFVQSVIGMTTIADLSDFNTFTAGLETQSQVMPVLFIGHGSPMNGIEDNEFSKRWTKMAREIPTPKAVLVVSAHWFTRGTRITAMEKPQTIHDFGGFPPALFAVQYPSPGSPQLAKETASLIHSAHVELDHDWGLDHGTWTVVRHMYPDAKIPVLQLSIDYTKGPQYHYELAKELYALRQKGVLIMASGNMVHNLRMISWPMINGGGYDWAIQMNDTFKKLIQNGTHDSLIHYDRLGKDAQLAIPTPEHYLPLLYTLGLQGKDEPVSFFNDKAVGGSLTMTSVKIG comes from the coding sequence ATGAACCGCAAAACATTCGTACAGTCGGTCATTGGTATGACGACAATTGCTGATTTATCGGATTTCAATACATTCACGGCTGGCCTGGAAACCCAGTCGCAGGTAATGCCGGTGCTGTTTATCGGGCATGGTTCGCCCATGAACGGCATCGAGGATAACGAGTTCTCGAAACGCTGGACCAAAATGGCCCGCGAAATTCCAACGCCCAAAGCGGTACTGGTCGTATCGGCGCACTGGTTTACGCGCGGCACCCGGATCACGGCTATGGAAAAACCGCAGACAATTCATGACTTTGGTGGGTTTCCGCCTGCGCTGTTTGCGGTGCAATATCCGTCGCCCGGCAGTCCGCAGCTGGCAAAAGAAACAGCGTCGCTGATTCATTCGGCCCACGTTGAACTGGACCACGACTGGGGGCTGGATCACGGCACCTGGACGGTCGTGCGGCATATGTATCCCGACGCGAAAATTCCGGTATTACAACTCAGCATCGACTATACGAAAGGACCGCAGTATCACTACGAACTGGCCAAAGAGCTGTACGCCTTACGTCAGAAAGGTGTGCTGATTATGGCCAGCGGCAACATGGTGCATAATCTGCGCATGATTTCCTGGCCGATGATCAACGGTGGGGGCTACGACTGGGCCATTCAGATGAACGATACGTTCAAAAAGCTGATTCAGAACGGCACGCACGATTCGCTGATCCACTACGACCGCTTGGGCAAGGACGCGCAACTCGCCATCCCGACGCCAGAACATTACCTGCCATTGCTCTATACGCTGGGCTTGCAGGGAAAAGATGAACCCGTGTCGTTCTTTAACGATAAAGCCGTGGGGGGATCGCTCACGATGACATCGGTAAAGATTGGCTGA
- a CDS encoding glycine zipper domain-containing protein — protein MKTNQLALLLALLLFVTFYTPAQAQRRRMRPQTKGVIIGTAAGGAAGALINRRNRLVGGLIGGAVGGTTGYLIGKNKDNKNKAAARLAAAEAETARERERRMVAERAAEERAALAAAPAHGLGPAKPVALPAAVAAKPTTSPYVLNASFLTNVSYGDQSTAYGSSIYRRKSW, from the coding sequence ATGAAAACGAATCAACTCGCGTTACTCCTGGCCTTGTTGCTGTTCGTAACGTTTTATACCCCAGCGCAGGCGCAACGCCGGCGGATGAGACCACAGACGAAAGGGGTTATTATCGGAACCGCTGCGGGTGGAGCCGCCGGAGCCTTAATTAACCGGCGAAACCGCTTGGTCGGTGGGCTGATTGGTGGAGCTGTTGGTGGAACCACTGGCTATCTGATCGGTAAAAATAAGGATAACAAAAACAAAGCAGCCGCCCGGCTGGCGGCTGCCGAAGCAGAAACGGCTCGTGAACGCGAGCGTCGGATGGTAGCCGAGCGGGCTGCCGAAGAACGGGCGGCTCTGGCAGCTGCTCCGGCTCACGGTCTGGGACCTGCTAAACCTGTTGCCTTGCCTGCGGCTGTGGCGGCTAAGCCAACAACATCGCCTTACGTACTGAACGCGTCCTTCCTGACTAATGTGTCGTACGGGGATCAGTCAACGGCGTATGGCTCATCAATTTACCGGCGTAAGAGCTGGTAA
- a CDS encoding YybH family protein produces MKNIVLALASAWLLVGCKSGETANVQALNQEFIGAWNNKNADKVIGMLAEDVQFLQGNVRFNGKSEVSQKWVRETITSLNDLKTNVVSSGTDATMAYEAGTFSVDVLPEQPQQPHGFGEGNFVLLWKKGTDDTWKLSYAQLEDLPVQVKQ; encoded by the coding sequence ATGAAGAACATAGTATTAGCGCTCGCCAGCGCATGGCTGCTGGTAGGGTGCAAATCAGGCGAGACGGCCAATGTGCAGGCCCTGAACCAGGAGTTCATTGGGGCCTGGAATAACAAGAACGCCGATAAGGTCATTGGTATGCTGGCCGAAGACGTTCAGTTCCTGCAGGGAAATGTTCGTTTCAATGGGAAGTCTGAAGTATCTCAGAAGTGGGTTCGGGAAACCATTACGTCGCTGAACGATTTAAAAACGAACGTAGTAAGCTCCGGAACAGATGCGACGATGGCCTACGAAGCGGGAACGTTTTCGGTTGACGTATTACCCGAACAACCCCAGCAACCCCACGGATTTGGCGAAGGGAACTTTGTCCTGCTCTGGAAAAAAGGAACCGATGATACCTGGAAACTTAGTTACGCGCAGTTAGAGGACCTGCCGGTGCAGGTGAAACAATAA
- a CDS encoding Uma2 family endonuclease: MTAIAKEKPSRRRTSLSTSSIPTALIYEMWQGRPIYYKGYQDVLAGKKTIEEIMSCSDLQGVLVYLLGLYIGNNVNRKKYLISTNESGLHLATNDNLGSDLAIFEKEKVGKLKGKYFDVPPKIAIEVDIKADVADFEGRLDGYLIQKSQKLIEFGVEKVIWIITSAQKVYVIDRNDPTWYIINWSENITVLDDCVLNIKQLLANEEIDF; this comes from the coding sequence ATGACGGCCATAGCAAAAGAGAAACCTAGCCGACGACGTACTAGCCTGTCAACCAGCAGCATCCCCACCGCCCTAATCTATGAGATGTGGCAGGGAAGACCTATCTATTATAAGGGATACCAAGATGTATTAGCAGGTAAGAAAACAATCGAAGAAATAATGTCGTGTTCCGATTTGCAGGGAGTACTTGTCTATCTCCTTGGGTTATACATTGGTAATAATGTCAATCGTAAGAAGTATTTAATCAGTACCAATGAATCCGGGCTGCATCTGGCTACGAACGACAACCTCGGTAGCGATCTGGCGATCTTCGAGAAAGAAAAGGTAGGTAAGCTAAAGGGTAAATATTTTGACGTACCGCCCAAGATTGCCATTGAAGTCGACATCAAAGCCGATGTAGCCGATTTTGAAGGGCGTTTGGATGGTTACCTCATCCAGAAATCCCAGAAACTCATTGAATTCGGTGTTGAGAAAGTAATCTGGATTATTACGAGTGCCCAGAAGGTATATGTCATTGACCGTAACGATCCTACCTGGTACATCATCAACTGGTCGGAAAATATTACCGTACTGGACGACTGCGTCCTGAATATAAAACAACTGCTGGCCAACGAGGAAATTGATTTCTAG